Proteins from one Acidiphilium multivorum AIU301 genomic window:
- a CDS encoding carboxymuconolactone decarboxylase family protein — protein MTHTPRLGLPDPARMSEAQRAAHDAIASGPRGRVEGPLAVWLHSAELANNAQALGAFCRFGSSLPPRLSELAILVLGSYWRAGFEWYIHAPIAAKAGVPEAVIAAIKAGETPVFAEPDARAVHDFARELLTAHEVSDETYAFARRQLGDRALVDLVGILGYYGLISMTIKAFRVPVPDGETEPFA, from the coding sequence ATGACCCACACACCCCGCCTTGGCCTGCCCGACCCCGCCCGGATGAGCGAGGCCCAGCGCGCCGCGCACGATGCCATCGCGTCCGGCCCGCGCGGCCGGGTCGAGGGGCCGCTCGCAGTGTGGCTGCACAGCGCCGAACTCGCGAACAACGCGCAGGCCCTCGGCGCCTTCTGCCGTTTTGGCTCCTCGCTGCCGCCGCGCCTGTCGGAACTCGCGATCCTGGTGTTGGGCTCTTATTGGCGTGCCGGGTTCGAATGGTACATCCATGCGCCGATCGCCGCGAAAGCCGGCGTGCCCGAGGCGGTCATCGCCGCGATCAAGGCGGGCGAAACGCCCGTCTTCGCCGAACCGGACGCCAGGGCGGTGCACGATTTCGCCCGGGAGCTACTCACTGCGCACGAGGTGTCGGACGAGACATACGCCTTTGCCCGCCGCCAGCTGGGCGACCGAGCCCTCGTCGATCTGGTAGGGATCCTCGGCTATTACGGGCTGATTTCCATGACCATCAAGGCCTTCCGGGTGCCCGTGCCGGACGGCGAGACCGAGCCCTTCGCCTGA
- a CDS encoding CreA family protein — translation MIRRLALLGIMAGAWAFAVATAQAETRIGAVSTNFRLLGANDKVVVERLDDPKIPDIACYASFAKTGGVKGSLGVATDPSRFALSCIATGPVTLPAGLPAKQQIAAISASFLVKHFNLYRLVDPDRKAVVYLLISTKIIHGSPANAVSAVPVSGH, via the coding sequence ATGATCAGGCGGCTCGCACTTCTCGGCATCATGGCCGGGGCCTGGGCGTTTGCGGTGGCAACGGCGCAGGCGGAGACGCGGATCGGCGCGGTCTCGACGAATTTCCGCCTGCTCGGCGCGAATGACAAGGTGGTGGTCGAGCGGCTCGACGATCCGAAGATCCCCGATATCGCCTGCTATGCGAGCTTCGCGAAGACCGGCGGAGTCAAGGGCAGCCTGGGTGTGGCAACCGATCCGTCGCGCTTTGCCCTCTCCTGCATTGCCACCGGGCCGGTCACGCTGCCGGCCGGCCTGCCGGCGAAGCAGCAGATCGCCGCGATCTCGGCGTCCTTCCTGGTCAAGCATTTCAATCTTTATCGCCTGGTCGATCCCGATCGCAAGGCGGTCGTCTACCTGCTGATCAGCACGAAAATCATCCACGGCTCGCCGGCCAACGCCGTCTCCGCCGTTCCCGTTTCCGGCCACTGA
- a CDS encoding alpha/beta fold hydrolase, translating into MARQGFVPYLLGNDFHRLAFVEFGNPAAPAVLCVHGLTRNGRDFDILADSLADRYHVICPDLPGRGRSEWLRDGALYQPPSYVIALAHLLAWLNKPVAWVGTSLGGICGMMVAAAAHTPITRLVLNDIGPHIPAAALGRIRDYMGEAPAAFPDLAALEAHLRTVHAPFGPLTDPQWAALALHSARPVEGGGLALHYDPAIAEPIRASVPMDADLGAIWTAIRVPVLALRGATSDLLTEATLARMEEDGAATHTVPACGHAPALMDGPTIAVIRRFLDGA; encoded by the coding sequence GTGGCGCGGCAGGGTTTCGTTCCCTATCTGCTCGGCAACGATTTCCACCGGCTCGCCTTCGTGGAATTCGGCAACCCGGCCGCGCCGGCCGTGCTCTGCGTGCATGGCCTGACCCGCAACGGGCGCGATTTCGACATTCTCGCGGACAGCCTGGCCGATCGCTATCATGTGATCTGCCCCGACCTGCCGGGCCGCGGACGATCGGAATGGCTGCGCGACGGGGCGCTCTATCAGCCCCCTTCCTACGTCATCGCGCTGGCGCATCTGCTCGCCTGGCTGAACAAGCCGGTTGCCTGGGTCGGCACGTCGCTGGGCGGGATCTGCGGCATGATGGTCGCCGCCGCGGCGCACACGCCGATCACCCGCCTCGTGCTCAACGATATCGGCCCGCATATTCCCGCCGCGGCGCTCGGCCGGATCCGCGACTACATGGGCGAGGCACCCGCTGCCTTTCCCGATCTTGCGGCGCTCGAAGCCCATCTGCGCACCGTGCATGCGCCGTTCGGCCCGCTGACCGATCCGCAATGGGCCGCTCTCGCGCTTCATTCGGCACGGCCCGTCGAGGGCGGCGGGCTCGCGTTGCATTACGATCCCGCGATCGCCGAACCGATCCGCGCCTCGGTGCCCATGGATGCCGATCTCGGCGCGATCTGGACGGCGATCCGCGTGCCGGTGCTTGCCCTTCGCGGCGCCACCAGCGACCTGCTGACCGAAGCGACCCTCGCGCGCATGGAGGAGGATGGCGCCGCCACGCATACCGTGCCGGCATGCGGCCACGCGCCGGCGCTGATGGACGGGCCGACCATCGCGGTGATCCGGCGGTTTCTGGATGGCGCCTGA
- a CDS encoding TIGR02300 family protein: MAKPELGDKHTCVSCGARFFDLGKVPAVCPKCGTEQPAEQPKLKRSVPMPDDAKKPAKAQTTEDDVDTDDVEDTGDDDILTDADDLEDDDAIDADIEVERDSDENER, from the coding sequence ATGGCGAAGCCTGAACTTGGCGACAAACATACCTGTGTGTCCTGCGGCGCGCGCTTTTTCGACCTAGGCAAGGTTCCGGCCGTCTGCCCGAAATGCGGCACCGAACAGCCGGCCGAGCAGCCGAAGCTCAAGCGCAGCGTACCAATGCCCGACGACGCCAAGAAGCCGGCCAAGGCGCAGACCACCGAGGACGACGTCGACACGGATGACGTGGAGGATACCGGCGACGACGATATCCTGACGGATGCCGATGATCTCGAGGACGACGATGCGATCGATGCCGATATCGAGGTCGAGCGCGACAGTGACGAGAACGAAAGATAA
- the purH gene encoding bifunctional phosphoribosylaminoimidazolecarboxamide formyltransferase/IMP cyclohydrolase, giving the protein MNDRVNIRRALISVSDKAGLVELGRALAAAGVEILSTGGSARALREAGIAVVEVADYTGVPEMLDGRVKTLVPKIHGGLLGRRDLPEHLAQMQRHDIPPIDLLAVNLYPFEETVAKGSDFETCVENIDIGGPALIRAAAKNHDSVAVLTSPAQYDDLIAALAAGGTTLEQRRRLAAAAYARTAAYDAAISAWFAQQTGEMFPAHLALAGARQQMLRYGENPHQSAAFYRTGNRPGVATARQLQGKELSYNNINDTDAAFECVAEFDRPAVVIVKHANPCGVALGADLAEAWDRALDCDPVSAFGGIIAVNRPLDVAAAEKMASIFSEVIIAPDAAPDAVELLARKKNLRLLLTGGLPDPAEPGLAWRSVAGGFLAQTRDAGRIGRDDLKVVTQRAPTNAEFADLLFAFRVAKHVKSNAIIYAKAGATTGIGAGQMSRVDSSRIAAQKGGEKIPGSVVASDAFFPFADGLVAAIEAGATAVIQPGGSIRDNEVIEAADAAGIAMVFTGMRHFRH; this is encoded by the coding sequence ATGAACGACAGAGTCAACATCCGACGGGCCCTCATCTCGGTGTCCGACAAGGCGGGGCTGGTCGAGCTCGGCCGCGCGCTGGCGGCAGCGGGCGTGGAAATCCTCTCGACCGGCGGTTCCGCCCGCGCGCTGCGCGAGGCCGGGATCGCCGTTGTCGAGGTGGCGGATTACACGGGTGTTCCCGAAATGCTGGATGGGCGGGTCAAGACGCTGGTGCCCAAGATCCATGGCGGCCTGCTCGGCCGGCGCGACCTGCCGGAGCATCTGGCGCAGATGCAGCGGCACGACATCCCGCCGATCGACCTGCTCGCGGTCAATCTCTACCCGTTCGAGGAAACGGTCGCGAAGGGCTCGGATTTCGAAACCTGCGTCGAGAACATCGATATCGGCGGCCCGGCGCTGATCCGCGCGGCGGCGAAGAACCACGATTCGGTGGCGGTTCTCACCAGCCCGGCGCAGTATGACGACCTCATCGCGGCGCTAGCCGCCGGCGGAACGACGCTGGAGCAGCGCCGCCGCCTCGCCGCCGCCGCCTATGCCCGCACCGCCGCCTACGACGCCGCGATTTCCGCCTGGTTCGCGCAGCAGACCGGCGAGATGTTCCCGGCGCACCTCGCCCTGGCCGGCGCGCGGCAGCAGATGCTGCGCTACGGCGAGAACCCGCACCAGTCCGCTGCGTTCTATCGCACCGGCAACCGCCCCGGCGTTGCCACCGCGCGGCAGTTGCAGGGCAAGGAACTCTCCTACAACAACATCAACGACACCGATGCCGCTTTCGAATGCGTCGCCGAGTTCGACCGGCCGGCGGTGGTGATCGTCAAGCACGCCAATCCGTGCGGCGTCGCCCTCGGCGCCGATCTTGCCGAGGCCTGGGACCGCGCGCTGGACTGCGACCCGGTTTCGGCGTTTGGCGGCATCATCGCGGTCAACCGCCCGCTCGATGTTGCGGCAGCCGAGAAGATGGCGAGTATCTTCTCCGAGGTGATCATCGCGCCGGACGCCGCACCTGACGCGGTTGAACTGCTTGCCCGCAAGAAGAATCTCCGCCTGCTGCTCACCGGCGGCCTGCCCGACCCGGCGGAACCGGGCCTTGCCTGGCGCAGCGTTGCCGGTGGCTTCCTGGCCCAGACCCGCGACGCCGGGCGGATTGGCCGCGACGATCTGAAGGTCGTCACCCAGCGCGCGCCGACCAACGCCGAGTTCGCCGATCTGCTGTTCGCCTTCCGTGTGGCCAAGCATGTGAAGTCGAACGCGATCATCTACGCGAAAGCAGGGGCGACCACGGGCATCGGCGCGGGGCAGATGAGCCGCGTCGATTCCTCGCGCATCGCCGCACAGAAGGGCGGGGAGAAGATTCCGGGCTCGGTCGTTGCATCCGACGCGTTCTTCCCCTTCGCCGACGGTCTTGTGGCCGCGATCGAGGCAGGGGCGACGGCGGTGATCCAGCCCGGCGGCTCGATCCGCGACAACGAGGTGATCGAGGCGGCAGATGCCGCCGGGATTGCCATGGTGTTCACCGGCATGCGCCATTTCAGGCATTGA
- a CDS encoding CaiB/BaiF CoA transferase family protein gives MSEQPSAGIASPSGPLAGLTVFDLTRVLAGPTCVQMLADLGAEVIKIEKPGSGDDTRGFAPPALPGTEQSAYFAGANRNKRSVTLDIAKPEGQKLARALIAKSDILVENFKVGTLPRYGLGYNDLRADNPGLIYCSITGFGQTGPYASRPGYDSLIQAMGGIMSLTGVPDGQPMKVGVPVADLFAGLYGAIGVLAALRHREITGQGQHIDIGMLDTHVAWLANQGMNYLASGKNPPRLGNEHPNIVPYQVFATEDGHIVLSIGNDPTFARFCNAFGLEHLLADERFATNAARVANRAFVTDTLAAVLARHPSAWWLERLEELKIGCGPINTLEQVFADPHVIARGNLIEMTRSDGVPVKLVANPVRLSETPVDYRLAPPMLGEHTDEVLTNMLGLDEPARAALRRDGII, from the coding sequence ATGTCTGAACAGCCATCCGCTGGAATCGCGTCGCCCTCGGGCCCGCTCGCCGGACTGACGGTATTCGATCTGACGCGAGTGCTCGCCGGTCCCACCTGCGTGCAGATGCTGGCCGATCTCGGGGCCGAGGTGATCAAGATCGAGAAGCCGGGCAGCGGCGACGATACCCGTGGATTCGCGCCTCCCGCGCTGCCGGGCACCGAGCAGAGCGCCTATTTCGCCGGCGCCAATCGCAACAAACGGTCCGTGACGCTCGATATCGCAAAGCCCGAGGGCCAGAAACTGGCGCGCGCGCTGATCGCGAAGAGCGATATCCTGGTCGAGAACTTCAAGGTCGGCACGCTGCCGCGCTATGGCCTCGGCTATAACGATCTCAGGGCCGACAATCCGGGGCTGATCTATTGCTCGATCACCGGATTCGGCCAGACCGGCCCCTATGCGTCCCGCCCCGGCTACGACAGCCTGATCCAGGCCATGGGTGGCATCATGTCGCTTACCGGCGTGCCGGATGGCCAGCCGATGAAGGTGGGCGTGCCGGTCGCCGACCTTTTTGCCGGGCTCTACGGCGCGATCGGCGTGCTCGCCGCGCTGCGCCACCGGGAAATCACCGGGCAGGGCCAGCACATCGATATCGGCATGCTGGACACGCATGTCGCCTGGCTCGCAAATCAGGGCATGAACTACCTCGCCTCCGGCAAGAATCCCCCGCGCCTCGGCAATGAGCACCCGAATATCGTTCCCTATCAGGTTTTCGCGACCGAAGACGGCCATATCGTGCTCTCGATCGGTAACGACCCGACCTTCGCGCGTTTCTGCAACGCGTTCGGACTGGAGCACCTGTTGGCTGACGAGCGGTTCGCCACGAATGCCGCCCGCGTCGCCAATCGCGCATTTGTGACCGACACCCTCGCTGCGGTTCTGGCGCGGCATCCGTCCGCCTGGTGGCTGGAACGGCTGGAAGAGCTGAAGATCGGCTGCGGCCCGATCAACACGCTGGAGCAGGTCTTCGCCGATCCGCACGTGATCGCGCGCGGCAACCTGATCGAAATGACCAGAAGCGACGGCGTGCCGGTGAAGCTCGTCGCCAATCCGGTCCGCCTGTCGGAAACGCCGGTGGATTATCGCCTCGCACCTCCCATGTTGGGAGAGCATACCGACGAGGTGCTGACCAACATGCTGGGACTCGACGAACCGGCCCGCGCCGCGCTGCGCCGGGACGGCATCATCTGA
- the aroA gene encoding 3-phosphoshikimate 1-carboxyvinyltransferase, which translates to MEHAATLPQTSRRPATPLTGTITVPGDKSISHRALMFAGLAVGETRISGLLEGEDVLRTAAAMRALGATVERTGPGAWRASGPGIGGLQSPDDVLDMGNSGTAARLLCGILASHDIFAVMTGDASLRRRPMRRVIDPLGATGAVFAAREGGRLPLSVRGAAEAMPLSYRLPVASAQVKSALLLAGLNARGITEIEEPEPTRDHSENMLRYFGAEVEVATHGTGKLIRLRGQPELRGADVVVPGDPSSAAFPIVAALIVPGSRVTIGGVGLNPLRTGLFLTLREMGAAIEIVNAREAGGEPVGDLIVTASDLRAVDVPAERAPSMIDEYPILAVACAMARGSSRLRGLAELRVKESDRLAATLAMITANGVKAQVDGDDLIIEGGGARGGATVATHMDHRLAMSALVMGLATETPVTIDDARFIDTSFPGFLPLMRGIGAAIEAAA; encoded by the coding sequence ATGGAACACGCCGCAACGCTGCCCCAGACCTCACGCCGCCCTGCCACGCCGCTCACCGGCACGATCACCGTTCCGGGCGACAAGTCGATTTCGCATCGCGCGCTGATGTTCGCCGGCCTCGCGGTCGGTGAAACCCGGATTTCCGGCCTGCTGGAAGGCGAGGACGTGCTGCGGACCGCCGCCGCCATGCGCGCGCTGGGCGCAACGGTGGAGCGCACCGGCCCGGGTGCCTGGCGCGCCTCCGGCCCCGGCATCGGCGGGTTGCAGAGCCCGGACGACGTGCTCGACATGGGCAATTCCGGCACCGCCGCGCGACTGCTCTGCGGCATTCTCGCGAGCCACGACATTTTCGCCGTGATGACCGGCGATGCCTCGCTCCGCCGCCGGCCGATGCGCCGGGTGATCGATCCGCTGGGCGCGACAGGCGCCGTCTTCGCCGCGCGAGAGGGCGGGCGCCTGCCGCTTTCGGTGCGCGGTGCCGCCGAGGCGATGCCGCTCTCCTACCGGCTGCCGGTCGCCTCCGCGCAGGTGAAGTCGGCGCTTCTGCTCGCCGGGCTGAACGCCCGCGGCATCACCGAAATCGAGGAACCGGAGCCGACCCGCGACCATTCCGAGAACATGCTCCGCTATTTCGGCGCCGAGGTGGAGGTGGCCACGCATGGCACGGGCAAGCTGATCCGCCTGCGGGGACAGCCGGAGCTGCGCGGCGCGGATGTCGTCGTGCCGGGCGATCCGTCGTCGGCCGCCTTCCCGATCGTCGCCGCGCTGATCGTGCCGGGCTCGCGCGTCACGATCGGGGGCGTCGGGCTGAACCCGCTGCGGACCGGGCTGTTCCTCACCCTGCGCGAGATGGGAGCGGCGATCGAGATCGTAAATGCCCGCGAGGCCGGCGGCGAGCCCGTGGGCGATCTCATCGTCACCGCCTCGGATCTGCGCGCCGTCGATGTGCCGGCGGAACGCGCCCCCTCGATGATCGACGAATATCCGATTCTCGCCGTCGCCTGCGCGATGGCGCGCGGCAGCTCGCGGCTGCGTGGCCTCGCGGAGCTGCGGGTGAAGGAAAGCGACCGGCTGGCCGCGACGCTCGCCATGATCACCGCCAATGGCGTCAAGGCGCAGGTGGACGGCGACGACCTGATCATCGAGGGCGGCGGCGCGCGCGGCGGCGCCACCGTGGCGACGCATATGGATCACCGCCTGGCAATGAGCGCGCTCGTCATGGGCCTCGCGACCGAGACCCCGGTGACCATCGACGATGCGCGCTTTATCGATACGAGCTTCCCCGGCTTCCTGCCGCTGATGCGCGGAATCGGCGCGGCGATCGAGGCGGCGGCGTGA
- a CDS encoding YihY/virulence factor BrkB family protein, which produces MRWRTRLDLWFRALRAAAIEVMSGEMSLVAAGCAFYATLALFPAMTALISLYGLAFNPVTVEPQLLYLKHLMPPAAFALIGGRIQQLVSGGKTTLGIGLVISLGFTLYSSASGIKSLIYALNVIHKRQETRGFFEFQAVTLAMTLIAMLGAVIAIAVLVGMPLVLAFLGLAKAPAVLTVLPGFALLIGSMGLALGLLYRFGPAFGRDAGHPVVPGALVAILVWLVVSYGFAVYVGQFAAYSRTYGPLATIIGLMMWFYLSAYAVLFGALFNATLDRASVAFRP; this is translated from the coding sequence ATGCGCTGGCGGACGCGCCTCGACCTCTGGTTCAGGGCGCTGCGCGCGGCCGCGATCGAAGTGATGAGCGGGGAGATGTCGCTCGTCGCCGCCGGTTGCGCCTTTTACGCCACCCTGGCCCTGTTCCCGGCGATGACGGCGCTGATTTCGCTCTACGGCCTCGCATTCAACCCGGTAACGGTCGAACCGCAGCTTCTCTATCTGAAACACCTGATGCCGCCGGCCGCCTTCGCGCTGATCGGCGGGCGGATCCAGCAACTGGTTTCCGGCGGCAAGACGACGCTCGGCATCGGCCTCGTCATCTCGCTGGGCTTCACGCTCTATTCCTCGGCTTCCGGCATCAAGTCGCTGATCTACGCGCTGAACGTGATCCACAAGCGGCAGGAAACGCGCGGCTTCTTCGAGTTTCAGGCGGTGACCCTGGCGATGACGCTGATTGCCATGCTCGGCGCCGTCATCGCCATCGCCGTGCTGGTCGGCATGCCGCTGGTGCTTGCCTTCCTGGGCCTTGCCAAGGCGCCGGCGGTGCTGACGGTGCTGCCCGGATTCGCCCTGCTGATCGGGTCGATGGGTCTGGCGCTCGGCCTGCTCTACCGATTCGGGCCGGCCTTCGGGCGCGATGCGGGGCACCCGGTCGTACCCGGCGCGCTGGTCGCGATTCTGGTCTGGCTCGTCGTGTCCTATGGCTTTGCGGTCTATGTTGGCCAATTCGCGGCCTATAGCCGCACCTACGGGCCCCTGGCGACGATCATCGGTCTGATGATGTGGTTCTATCTGAGCGCCTATGCCGTGCTGTTCGGGGCGCTGTTCAACGCCACGCTCGACCGCGCGTCTGTGGCATTCCGGCCATAG
- the cmk gene encoding (d)CMP kinase encodes MTRPIVIAIDGPAASGKGTLARRLAAAFNLPYLDTGLLYRAVARRVLDRGGDPADPAASEEQARSLSRLDLERGDLRTPEVDRAASAVASIKPVRAALLDFQRRFADASGAVLDGRDIGTIVFPEADVKLFVTASLDVRAKRRHLERLAHGIDPGFDSVRAELAARDEADRTRAAAPLVQAKDALLLDTSHMDANHAFTAAADLVNKVLARG; translated from the coding sequence GTGACGCGGCCGATCGTCATCGCGATCGACGGGCCGGCCGCCTCCGGCAAGGGCACGCTCGCGCGCCGCCTCGCCGCCGCCTTCAACCTGCCCTATCTCGATACCGGCCTGCTCTACCGCGCCGTGGCGCGCCGCGTGCTCGACCGTGGCGGCGATCCGGCCGATCCGGCGGCCAGCGAGGAACAGGCCCGCTCACTCAGCCGGCTCGATCTCGAACGCGGCGATCTGCGCACCCCTGAGGTCGACCGCGCGGCCAGCGCCGTCGCCTCGATCAAGCCGGTGCGCGCCGCGCTGCTCGACTTCCAGCGCCGATTCGCCGACGCCTCCGGCGCGGTGCTGGACGGGCGGGACATCGGCACGATCGTGTTTCCCGAGGCCGATGTGAAACTCTTCGTCACCGCCTCGCTGGATGTGCGGGCGAAACGCCGGCATCTGGAGCGCCTCGCCCACGGAATCGATCCCGGCTTCGACTCGGTGCGCGCCGAACTTGCCGCCCGCGACGAGGCCGACCGCACCCGCGCCGCCGCCCCGCTGGTGCAGGCGAAGGACGCCCTGCTGCTCGACACGAGCCACATGGATGCCAATCATGCCTTTACCGCGGCGGCCGATCTGGTGAACAAGGTACTCGCGCGGGGGTAA
- the parE gene encoding DNA topoisomerase IV subunit B: MTDLFEQAAGQASYSAKDIEVLEGLEPVRRRPGMYIGGTDDAAMHHLAAELLDNAMDEAVAGHASIIEMTLAPGNLLTVRDNGRGIPVDPHPKFRDKSALEVILTTLHSGGKFAGKAYATSGGLHGVGSSVVNALAERLEVEVAREKTLWKQDYARGKPLTKLVNAGATPNRRGTLIRFVPDPEIFGDKKFSPARLYRMCRSKAYLFRGVRIRWACDAALIAAGADVPAQAELHFPGGLADSLAEELGAAPKLVAPVWAGQADLPDDAGRIEWACAWLETGEATLSTYCNTIPTTLGGTHEAGFRAALLKGLRGFGEQRGNKRAAVITAEDATGALAAKLSLFIRDPQFQGQTKEKLTSPEAQKLTEAALRDRFEHFLTGDPANADNLLAFVIERAEERIRRREQKDTPRKSATRRLRLPGKLTDCSRESREDTEIFLVEGDSAGGSAKQARNRETQAVLPLRGKILNVASASTEKLRQNQELKDLIEALGCGVGDRFQIDALRYGRIIIMTDADVDGAHIASLLMTFFYRELPELIRGGHVYLAQPPLYRLTQGGKSVYAMDDGERDRLVKTAFKANAKVEISRFKGLGEMPPAILKETTMDPKRRVLLRVLAPPEARAETAEIVESLMGRKPELRFRFIQDHASSVQELDV; encoded by the coding sequence GTGACCGATCTGTTCGAGCAGGCCGCCGGCCAGGCGAGCTATTCCGCCAAGGACATCGAGGTTCTCGAAGGGCTGGAACCGGTTCGCCGGCGCCCCGGCATGTATATCGGCGGCACCGACGATGCGGCGATGCACCACCTCGCCGCCGAACTGCTCGACAACGCAATGGACGAGGCCGTAGCCGGCCACGCCTCGATCATCGAGATGACGCTTGCGCCCGGCAACCTGCTCACGGTGCGCGATAACGGGCGCGGCATCCCGGTCGATCCGCACCCGAAATTCCGCGACAAGTCGGCACTCGAGGTGATTCTCACCACCCTGCATTCCGGCGGCAAGTTCGCCGGCAAGGCCTATGCCACCTCGGGCGGTCTGCACGGCGTCGGCTCTTCGGTGGTGAACGCGCTGGCCGAGCGGCTGGAGGTCGAGGTCGCCCGCGAGAAAACACTCTGGAAACAGGATTATGCCCGCGGCAAGCCGCTGACCAAGCTGGTCAATGCCGGGGCGACGCCGAACCGGCGTGGCACGCTGATCCGCTTCGTCCCCGATCCCGAGATTTTCGGCGACAAGAAGTTCAGCCCGGCGCGGCTCTACCGCATGTGCCGCTCGAAGGCCTATCTGTTCCGCGGCGTGCGGATCCGCTGGGCCTGCGATGCGGCGCTGATCGCGGCGGGTGCCGATGTGCCGGCGCAGGCGGAGCTGCATTTCCCCGGCGGCCTCGCCGATTCGCTGGCGGAGGAACTGGGCGCCGCGCCGAAGCTCGTCGCCCCGGTCTGGGCCGGGCAGGCCGACCTGCCGGACGATGCCGGGCGGATCGAGTGGGCCTGCGCCTGGCTGGAAACCGGCGAGGCCACGCTCTCGACCTATTGCAACACGATCCCGACGACGCTCGGCGGCACGCATGAGGCGGGGTTCCGCGCCGCCCTGCTCAAGGGCCTGCGCGGCTTCGGCGAGCAGCGCGGCAACAAGCGCGCCGCGGTGATCACCGCCGAGGATGCGACCGGCGCGCTCGCCGCCAAGCTCTCGCTGTTCATCCGCGACCCGCAATTCCAGGGCCAGACCAAGGAAAAGCTGACCTCGCCCGAGGCGCAGAAACTGACCGAGGCGGCGCTGCGCGACCGGTTCGAGCATTTTCTCACCGGCGATCCGGCCAACGCCGACAATCTTCTCGCCTTCGTGATCGAGCGGGCGGAGGAACGCATCCGCCGCCGCGAGCAGAAGGACACGCCGCGCAAATCCGCCACGCGACGCCTTCGCCTGCCCGGCAAGCTGACCGATTGCTCGCGCGAGAGCCGCGAGGATACCGAGATCTTTCTGGTCGAGGGCGATTCTGCGGGCGGCTCGGCCAAGCAGGCGCGCAACCGCGAGACCCAGGCGGTGCTGCCGCTGCGCGGCAAGATCCTCAACGTCGCCTCCGCCTCCACCGAGAAGCTCCGGCAGAACCAGGAACTGAAAGACCTGATCGAGGCGCTGGGCTGCGGCGTCGGCGACCGGTTCCAGATCGACGCGCTGCGCTACGGCCGGATCATCATCATGACCGACGCCGATGTTGACGGCGCTCACATCGCGTCACTGCTGATGACGTTCTTCTACCGCGAGTTGCCGGAACTGATCCGCGGCGGCCATGTCTATCTCGCCCAGCCGCCGCTCTACCGCCTCACCCAGGGCGGCAAGTCGGTCTATGCGATGGACGATGGCGAGCGCGACCGGCTGGTGAAGACGGCGTTCAAGGCGAACGCCAAGGTCGAGATCAGCCGCTTCAAGGGGCTTGGCGAGATGCCGCCGGCAATTCTCAAGGAAACCACGATGGACCCGAAGCGCCGCGTGCTGCTGCGCGTTCTCGCCCCGCCCGAGGCACGAGCTGAAACGGCGGAAATCGTCGAGAGCCTGATGGGGCGGAAGCCCGAGCTGCGCTTCCGCTTCATCCAGGACCATGCCTCGAGCGTGCAGGAACTCGACGTCTGA